In a genomic window of Streptomyces roseoviridis:
- a CDS encoding ribonuclease domain-containing protein translates to MRIPPRFTLPVVAALLSTLFAGPATAAAPPPAGVLVTAPSRVGSICSSHLPAQAHDTLGLIRSGGPYPFRQDGSVFSNREGILPSRTTGYYHEYTVITPGSPTRGARRIVTGSAEREDYYTADHYASFDLVDHTC, encoded by the coding sequence ATGCGAATCCCCCCACGGTTCACCCTCCCGGTCGTCGCCGCGCTGCTGTCCACCCTGTTCGCCGGGCCGGCCACGGCGGCCGCCCCTCCCCCCGCCGGCGTCCTGGTCACCGCCCCTTCGAGGGTCGGCAGCATCTGCTCCTCCCACCTTCCCGCCCAGGCGCACGACACCCTCGGCCTCATCCGAAGCGGCGGCCCCTACCCCTTCCGCCAGGACGGCAGCGTCTTCTCCAACCGCGAAGGCATCCTGCCGAGCCGGACCACCGGCTACTACCACGAGTACACCGTCATCACCCCCGGCTCCCCGACGCGCGGCGCCCGCCGCATCGTCACGGGCAGCGCCGAGCGGGAGGACTACTACACCGCCGACCACTACGCGTCCTTCGACCTCGTCGACCACACCTGCTGA
- a CDS encoding TIGR03842 family LLM class F420-dependent oxidoreductase, translating into MDFGLVLQTDPPASQVVGLMRRAERNGFRYGWTFDSAVLWQEPFVIYSQILEHTTKLHVGPMVTNPGTRTWEVTASTFATLNDMFGNRTVCGIGRGDSAMRVAGRKPNTLARLGEAIDVIRDLAEGREAVVDGNPVRIPWVKGGRLPVWMAAYGPKALALAGQKADGFILQLADPFLTEWMVKAVRQAATDAGRDPDALTICVAAPAYVTADASPEALAHARDQCRWFGGMVGNHVADLVARYGEHSSMVPEELTAYIKNRQGYDYSHHGRADNPDTAFVPDEIVDRFCLLGPAEAHLDKLRRLRDLGVDQFAVYDMHDNREGTIDAYGSDIIPAFR; encoded by the coding sequence TTGGACTTCGGACTCGTCCTGCAGACCGACCCGCCCGCCTCCCAGGTCGTCGGCCTGATGCGCCGGGCGGAGCGCAACGGCTTCCGCTACGGCTGGACCTTCGACTCCGCCGTGCTGTGGCAGGAACCCTTCGTCATCTACAGCCAGATCCTCGAGCACACCACCAAGCTCCACGTCGGCCCCATGGTCACCAACCCGGGTACCCGTACGTGGGAGGTCACCGCCTCCACCTTCGCCACCCTCAACGACATGTTCGGCAACCGGACCGTCTGCGGCATCGGCCGCGGGGACTCCGCGATGCGCGTCGCCGGCCGCAAGCCGAACACGCTCGCCCGGCTCGGCGAGGCCATCGACGTCATCCGCGACCTGGCGGAGGGCCGCGAGGCCGTCGTGGACGGCAATCCGGTCCGCATCCCGTGGGTGAAGGGCGGCAGGCTGCCGGTGTGGATGGCCGCCTACGGCCCGAAGGCGCTGGCCCTGGCCGGTCAGAAGGCCGACGGCTTCATCCTCCAGCTGGCCGACCCCTTCCTGACCGAGTGGATGGTCAAGGCCGTCCGGCAGGCGGCCACCGACGCCGGCCGGGACCCCGACGCCCTGACGATCTGCGTCGCCGCCCCGGCCTACGTCACGGCCGACGCCTCCCCGGAGGCGCTGGCCCACGCCCGCGACCAGTGCCGCTGGTTCGGCGGCATGGTCGGCAACCACGTCGCCGACCTGGTGGCCAGGTACGGCGAGCACTCCTCGATGGTGCCCGAGGAGCTGACGGCGTACATCAAGAACCGGCAGGGCTACGACTACAGCCACCACGGCCGCGCCGACAACCCCGACACCGCCTTCGTCCCCGACGAGATCGTCGACCGCTTCTGCCTCCTCGGCCCCGCCGAGGCCCACCTCGACAAGCTCCGCCGGCTCAGGGACCTGGGCGTCGACCAGTTCGCGGTCTACGACATGCACGACAACCGGGAGGGCACGATCGACGCCTACGGCTCCGACATCATCCCCGCGTTCCGCTGA
- a CDS encoding recombinase family protein has product MRKIVLPRRSRKIRVAIYLRVSTVKQLKGYGLEVQLDECLAWLDYKLGKGSYVYEVYTDGGVSGKLAHRPDLDALNDDLAALRYDLVIFGKLDRIGRTMRDIHRWVYDTTDIEVVDGVKVRVATADGRIDSEDDMFGIQLSLLAYMAELEHAMILDRTMGGREKKLAQGGWPGGVAPFWLELPKKGVTGPPTLREKGVRFLEVSARLLADELLRAEEAATALNALGFETARGLPWTGANLIRTWMQTALDGYIIYRNVDSGRGSVRLGPDGKPLYGETVRIPVPVPLPASRVRDVRRALARHSFTKENHKDYLLSRRVTALCGAHYVGAHREARGRTAYRCTGRRSDPPCDCQEILAAPLEDVVWREVVRTLGDPEKLRTLAEEWLGDLPGEAQLYEERLAALDEELERSQRLRKKKLVALAEVLATDESDDVETELEIKASIAEVKDELQSKERRLRDLRADAAERLLEVQQREERVHEVIDQALDVAPRLAALEFAERLDLLDLVDIEVRVTSHVPGMVRNAGCPFEGWLEERGQLVPPELTDDEWQRVAACFPVPKKKTRIVPPRVAFEASLYKVRHGLQWKDLPEEVLQGHRPTSIYQRALGYLKDGSWGAAVRALGDYEGTSLPPLYVLPDLDITGSFDPALATLPEPTVSCDDDETTCEGVAERKSSSSWPTPASSTATTAGSCGPCSAAPPTAG; this is encoded by the coding sequence ATGCGTAAGATTGTGCTGCCTAGGCGATCGCGGAAAATTCGCGTCGCTATCTATCTGCGGGTCTCCACAGTAAAACAGCTCAAGGGATACGGGCTTGAGGTTCAGCTCGACGAGTGCCTTGCCTGGCTGGACTACAAGCTGGGGAAGGGCTCGTACGTCTACGAGGTCTACACGGACGGAGGGGTCTCGGGAAAGCTGGCGCATCGACCGGACCTCGATGCGCTGAATGACGATCTGGCGGCGCTGCGCTACGACCTCGTGATTTTCGGCAAACTCGACCGTATCGGTCGGACCATGCGCGACATTCACCGCTGGGTCTACGACACGACGGACATAGAAGTAGTCGACGGGGTCAAGGTGCGCGTTGCGACCGCGGACGGTCGGATCGACAGCGAAGACGACATGTTCGGCATCCAGCTCAGCCTCTTGGCTTACATGGCTGAGCTGGAACACGCCATGATCCTCGACCGAACGATGGGCGGGCGTGAGAAGAAGCTCGCGCAGGGTGGATGGCCTGGAGGTGTCGCTCCTTTCTGGCTGGAGCTCCCAAAGAAGGGTGTGACCGGGCCCCCCACTCTTCGTGAGAAGGGAGTCCGCTTTCTCGAAGTATCGGCTCGGCTCCTGGCCGATGAGCTGCTCCGTGCCGAAGAAGCAGCCACTGCGCTTAACGCGTTGGGTTTTGAGACCGCGCGCGGGCTCCCCTGGACGGGTGCGAACCTCATTCGGACATGGATGCAGACGGCGTTGGACGGATACATCATCTACCGCAACGTCGACAGTGGGCGAGGCTCCGTGCGCCTCGGCCCCGACGGCAAACCGCTCTATGGAGAGACCGTTCGCATCCCCGTGCCCGTCCCATTGCCGGCCTCTCGCGTGCGGGACGTGAGGAGAGCGCTCGCCCGGCACTCGTTCACAAAGGAGAACCACAAGGACTACCTCCTGTCTCGGCGTGTCACCGCACTCTGTGGCGCCCACTACGTCGGCGCCCACCGCGAAGCGCGGGGCCGAACCGCCTACCGGTGCACGGGGCGCCGCTCCGACCCACCCTGCGACTGTCAGGAGATCCTCGCCGCGCCGCTGGAGGACGTCGTGTGGCGTGAGGTGGTGCGCACGCTGGGGGATCCGGAGAAGCTGAGGACCCTCGCTGAAGAGTGGCTTGGGGACCTGCCCGGTGAAGCGCAGTTGTACGAGGAGCGCCTTGCCGCTCTCGACGAGGAGCTGGAGCGAAGCCAGCGCTTGCGGAAGAAGAAGCTCGTGGCCTTGGCCGAAGTCCTGGCCACGGATGAAAGCGACGACGTCGAGACGGAATTGGAGATCAAGGCATCCATCGCAGAGGTGAAGGATGAACTTCAGAGCAAGGAGCGCCGGCTTCGTGATCTGAGGGCGGATGCGGCTGAGCGCCTCTTGGAGGTTCAGCAGCGGGAGGAGCGGGTTCACGAGGTCATCGATCAGGCCCTTGATGTGGCTCCCCGTCTCGCTGCTCTGGAATTCGCCGAGAGGTTGGATCTGCTTGATCTTGTCGACATCGAAGTCCGCGTCACCAGCCACGTTCCCGGAATGGTGCGAAATGCTGGTTGCCCCTTCGAGGGATGGCTCGAGGAGCGGGGGCAGCTCGTACCCCCAGAGCTGACGGACGATGAGTGGCAGCGGGTTGCAGCGTGCTTTCCGGTCCCCAAGAAGAAGACTCGCATCGTTCCGCCCCGGGTGGCGTTCGAGGCATCCCTCTACAAGGTGCGCCATGGGCTGCAGTGGAAGGACCTGCCCGAGGAGGTTCTGCAGGGCCACCGGCCTACCAGCATCTACCAGCGGGCCCTCGGGTATCTGAAGGACGGTTCCTGGGGAGCCGCGGTGCGCGCGCTGGGTGACTATGAAGGAACGTCGCTGCCGCCGCTGTACGTCCTTCCCGACCTCGACATCACCGGTTCCTTCGATCCTGCCCTCGCGACCCTCCCGGAACCGACTGTGAGCTGCGACGATGACGAGACGACATGTGAGGGGGTGGCGGAACGAAAATCAAGCTCTTCATGGCCTACCCCGGCGTCTTCTACAGCGACGACGGCCGGATCCTGCGGGCCATGCAGCGCGGCGCCGCCAACGGCGGGCTGA
- a CDS encoding helix-turn-helix domain-containing protein: MREERDVEEYEGLLADVAATGRRLSRDEVERRRESGEQAAREGRALRASIGHHLAAVRAAWPEQPLSRRATLDLLAVVEQSVDAFAGGFERAQRLAVRQEEAERREFIDDLLYGRSDLGRIAERAERFGLRLSQAHAVAVARGPQSYGEADPVPQRVERSLLGRFGDRHVLLTTKGGRIVCVAPGDQADVLTYFAKQSFAATGGGQVAIGRPQPGPRGVVHSYEEALGALDLADRLDLDAPVLYAADLLVYPVLTRDRQAMEDLVHSVLGPLTSARGGAEPLLDTLTAYFDSGCVTTQAARHLNLSVRAVTYRLDRIHRLTGTDPTDPASRYTLQTATIGARLLGWPGKSL; this comes from the coding sequence ATGAGGGAGGAGCGAGACGTGGAGGAGTACGAAGGTCTGCTCGCGGACGTCGCGGCGACCGGCCGGCGGCTGAGCCGGGACGAGGTGGAGCGGCGCAGGGAGTCCGGGGAGCAGGCCGCCCGCGAGGGCCGCGCCCTGCGCGCGTCGATCGGCCATCACCTGGCGGCGGTCCGGGCCGCCTGGCCCGAGCAGCCGCTGTCGCGGCGGGCCACCCTGGACCTGCTCGCCGTCGTCGAGCAGTCCGTCGACGCCTTCGCCGGAGGATTCGAACGGGCCCAGCGCCTGGCGGTGCGTCAGGAGGAGGCCGAGCGACGCGAGTTCATCGACGACCTGCTGTACGGCCGCAGCGACCTCGGGCGGATAGCCGAGCGCGCCGAGCGCTTCGGCCTCAGGCTCTCGCAGGCCCACGCGGTGGCCGTCGCGCGCGGTCCGCAGTCCTACGGCGAGGCCGACCCGGTGCCGCAGCGGGTGGAGCGGTCCCTCCTGGGGAGGTTCGGCGACCGGCACGTCCTGCTCACCACCAAGGGCGGCCGGATCGTGTGCGTCGCCCCGGGCGACCAGGCCGACGTCCTCACGTACTTCGCGAAGCAGTCCTTCGCCGCCACGGGCGGCGGCCAGGTGGCGATCGGCCGGCCCCAGCCCGGTCCGCGCGGTGTCGTCCACTCGTACGAGGAAGCCCTCGGCGCCCTGGATCTCGCCGACCGCCTCGACCTCGACGCGCCCGTCCTGTACGCGGCCGATCTGCTCGTCTATCCGGTGCTGACCCGGGACCGGCAGGCCATGGAGGACCTCGTCCACAGTGTCCTCGGCCCCTTGACGTCGGCCCGCGGCGGCGCGGAACCGCTCCTGGACACCCTGACCGCGTACTTCGACAGCGGATGCGTCACCACGCAGGCCGCCCGCCACCTCAACCTGTCGGTGCGGGCCGTCACCTACCGCCTGGACCGCATCCACCGCCTCACCGGCAC
- a CDS encoding potassium channel family protein, producing the protein MTALPRQEGPLDGGHMVVCGDDGLARRLAAELREVYRRRVVLLVTAGAPADQVAAPGADPGGGQPPHEMAAPAPTREALLRAGADRAAALALLYEDDETNLRAALAARRLNPALRLVVRMYNRKLGRHLEELLDQAALVAVPGADRAALEASTTVLSDADTAAPALVATALADTSRVVQADGLLLRAAERPAPRRGEVADPGLCTLALLSSTTADPAGSEGSEASGAQGPELLPDDRAVRGSAGRGTVVLEALRRSGPVLPSRRLTRGGVPLGEVFSARLRWSLAGIVAAVLALTVTTAALTDADPVHAAYLTLLDLFSINDPALEETPARQVLQLLSGLVGLALLPLLMAGALEALGTFRAAGALRRPPRGLSGHIVLLGLGKIGARVLTRLRELDIPVVCVEQDPDARGIPLARDLGVPVVLGDVTEDGVLDAARVHRADALLALTSSDTTNLEATLAARTLRSDLRVALRLYDDDFAAAVYRTLRSAHPDAVTRSRSVTHLAAPAFAGAMMGRQILGAISVERKVLLFAALLVAGNPQLEGRTVAESFRPGAWRVLALDTAGPESRSPDLAHTGHDGDHRSLLWDLHPGHVLRPQDRVVIAATRRGLAELLSPPAPAPPSPRAPARS; encoded by the coding sequence ATGACGGCACTGCCGCGCCAGGAAGGGCCGCTGGACGGCGGGCACATGGTGGTCTGCGGGGACGACGGGCTGGCGCGCCGGCTCGCGGCCGAGCTGCGCGAGGTCTACCGCCGGCGCGTCGTCCTCCTCGTCACCGCCGGTGCGCCCGCGGACCAGGTCGCGGCCCCGGGCGCGGACCCGGGCGGCGGACAGCCCCCGCACGAGATGGCCGCACCGGCGCCCACGCGGGAGGCACTGCTGCGGGCCGGCGCGGACCGGGCGGCGGCGCTGGCGCTGCTGTACGAGGACGACGAGACGAACCTGCGGGCCGCGCTCGCCGCGCGCAGGCTCAACCCGGCGCTGCGGCTGGTCGTGCGGATGTACAACCGCAAGCTCGGCCGCCACCTGGAGGAACTCCTCGACCAGGCGGCCCTGGTGGCCGTGCCGGGCGCGGACCGGGCGGCCCTGGAGGCGTCCACGACCGTGCTCTCCGACGCCGACACCGCGGCACCGGCGCTCGTGGCCACCGCCCTCGCCGACACCAGCAGGGTCGTCCAGGCCGACGGGCTGCTGCTGCGCGCCGCCGAACGCCCGGCGCCGAGGCGAGGCGAGGTGGCGGACCCCGGCCTGTGCACCCTGGCGCTGCTGTCCTCGACCACCGCGGACCCGGCCGGCAGCGAGGGCTCCGAGGCGAGCGGCGCCCAGGGCCCGGAGCTGCTGCCGGACGACCGGGCCGTACGGGGCTCGGCGGGCCGCGGCACGGTCGTCCTCGAAGCCCTCCGCCGGAGTGGCCCCGTCCTGCCGTCCCGTCGGCTCACCCGGGGCGGTGTCCCGCTCGGGGAGGTGTTCTCAGCCCGTCTGCGCTGGTCGCTCGCCGGCATCGTCGCCGCGGTCCTGGCGCTGACCGTGACCACGGCCGCGCTGACCGACGCCGACCCCGTGCACGCCGCCTACCTGACCCTGCTCGACCTGTTCTCGATCAACGATCCGGCCCTGGAGGAGACGCCCGCCCGGCAGGTCCTCCAGCTCCTTTCCGGCCTGGTCGGTCTCGCCCTGCTGCCGCTGCTCATGGCCGGAGCGCTGGAGGCCCTGGGCACCTTCCGCGCGGCCGGGGCGCTGCGCCGCCCGCCGCGCGGTCTTTCCGGGCACATCGTGCTGCTCGGCCTCGGCAAGATCGGCGCACGGGTCCTCACCCGGCTGCGGGAACTGGACATCCCCGTCGTCTGCGTCGAACAGGACCCGGACGCCCGCGGCATCCCCCTCGCCCGGGACCTCGGCGTCCCCGTGGTCCTCGGCGACGTCACCGAGGACGGCGTCCTCGACGCGGCCCGGGTCCACCGGGCCGACGCCCTGCTCGCCCTGACCAGCTCCGACACCACCAATCTGGAGGCCACGCTCGCCGCCCGGACCCTCAGGAGCGACCTGCGCGTCGCGCTCCGGCTGTACGACGACGACTTCGCGGCCGCCGTCTACCGCACCCTGCGCTCCGCCCATCCGGATGCCGTCACCCGCAGCCGCAGCGTCACCCATCTCGCCGCCCCGGCCTTCGCGGGCGCCATGATGGGCCGCCAGATCCTCGGGGCCATCTCCGTCGAGCGCAAGGTCCTGCTCTTCGCCGCCCTCCTCGTCGCCGGAAACCCACAGCTCGAAGGCCGCACCGTCGCCGAGTCCTTCCGTCCGGGCGCCTGGCGGGTGCTCGCCCTCGACACCGCCGGTCCGGAGTCCCGCTCCCCCGACCTCGCCCACACCGGCCACGACGGCGACCACCGTTCGCTCCTGTGGGACCTCCATCCCGGTCATGTCCTGCGCCCCCAGGACCGCGTCGTCATCGCCGCCACCCGCCGGGGCCTGGCCGAACTGCTCTCACCGCCCGCGCCCGCCCCGCCCTCGCCGCGGGCGCCGGCGCGGTCCTGA